Proteins found in one Corynebacterium freneyi genomic segment:
- the qcrC gene encoding cytochrome bc1 complex diheme cytochrome c subunit has translation MRRTASGVMALALALTGAGFLANAVTPDAQVATAQQDEAALIQQGKEIYDVACITCHGANLQGVKDRGKSLVGVGEGAVYFQVHSGRMPMLRNEAQAARKTPRYSEEQTLALAAYVQSHGGGAGIVRDENGDIAMDSLRGKNAGPNGEIDPLDVARGSELFRLNCASCHNFTGRGGALSGGKYAPVLDPANEQELYQAMLTGPQNMPKFSDRQLTADEKKDIIAYIKHSAETPGPSGYPLGGLGPVTEGLFMWIAGIVALVAAALWIGSRQ, from the coding sequence ATGCGCCGCACCGCCTCCGGTGTCATGGCGCTGGCCCTCGCCCTCACGGGCGCGGGCTTCCTGGCCAACGCCGTGACCCCCGACGCTCAGGTCGCCACCGCCCAGCAGGACGAGGCCGCCCTGATCCAGCAGGGCAAGGAGATCTACGACGTCGCGTGCATCACCTGCCACGGCGCCAACCTCCAGGGCGTCAAGGACCGCGGCAAGTCCCTCGTCGGCGTCGGCGAAGGCGCGGTGTACTTCCAGGTGCACTCCGGCCGCATGCCGATGCTCCGCAACGAGGCGCAGGCCGCCCGCAAGACCCCCCGCTACTCCGAGGAGCAGACCCTCGCCCTCGCCGCCTACGTGCAGTCGCACGGCGGTGGCGCCGGCATCGTCCGCGACGAGAACGGCGACATCGCCATGGACTCCCTCCGCGGCAAGAACGCCGGACCCAACGGCGAGATCGACCCCCTCGACGTCGCCCGCGGTTCCGAGCTCTTCCGCCTGAACTGCGCGTCCTGCCACAACTTCACCGGTCGTGGCGGCGCCCTGTCCGGCGGCAAGTACGCCCCGGTCCTGGACCCTGCCAACGAGCAGGAGCTGTACCAGGCCATGCTCACCGGCCCGCAGAACATGCCGAAGTTCTCCGATCGCCAGCTCACCGCTGACGAGAAGAAGGACATCATCGCCTACATCAAGCACTCGGCGGAGACCCCCGGCCCGTCCGGCTACCCGCTCGGCGGCCTCGGCCCCGTGACCGAGGGCCTGTTCATGTGGATTGCCGGCATCGTCGCCCTCGTGGCGGCCGCACTCTGGATTGGATCCCGACAGTGA
- the ctaE gene encoding aa3-type cytochrome oxidase subunit III, with translation MTSAVENTGMTAPRRAATLNRPNMVSVGTIVFLSQELMFFAGLFAMYFVSRANGQGDSWDWGTGHLNVPYALTITVILVSSSFTAQWGVFAAERGDVFALRRWYALSTLLGSIFLIGQAYEYVTLVGHGLTIQNSVYGSVFFITTGFHAAHVLAGVIAFVVVLIRTFKSKFTPAQATAAIVVSYYWHFVDVVWIGLFITIYFIQ, from the coding sequence GTGACGAGCGCAGTTGAAAACACAGGTATGACAGCACCACGTCGTGCCGCGACACTGAACCGACCGAACATGGTCAGTGTCGGCACGATCGTGTTCCTGTCTCAGGAATTGATGTTCTTCGCCGGGCTGTTCGCGATGTACTTCGTGTCTCGCGCCAACGGCCAGGGCGATTCGTGGGATTGGGGAACCGGCCACCTCAACGTCCCGTACGCACTTACGATCACCGTGATCCTGGTGTCGTCTTCGTTCACTGCCCAGTGGGGCGTGTTCGCGGCCGAGCGGGGCGACGTGTTCGCCCTGCGCAGGTGGTATGCCCTTTCGACGCTGCTGGGTTCGATCTTCCTGATCGGCCAGGCGTACGAGTACGTCACCCTGGTCGGCCACGGCCTGACCATCCAGAACTCCGTCTACGGTTCGGTCTTCTTCATCACCACCGGCTTCCACGCCGCTCACGTCCTCGCGGGCGTGATCGCATTCGTCGTGGTGCTGATCCGTACCTTCAAGTCGAAGTTCACCCCGGCCCAGGCGACGGCAGCCATCGTGGTGTCCTACTACTGGCACTTCGTCGACGTCGTGTGGATCGGCCTGTTCATCACCATCTACTTCATCCAGTAG